The genomic window GACCGGGAGTCAAATGTGCCGGCCTCATCTTATCCACAGCCCCGGGATCCCTTGGCTGGACAGCAGCAAGGCGGCACTGTCTGCCCATCACCACAACCCCTGGACCGTCAACCCCTTCACCAAGACACCCCTGCACCCCTCGGCGGCCGGAGCGCCCGGGGCCATCTCGGTGTACCCAGGCAGCAGCACGTCCAGCACCGCCTCGGTGTCTTCGCTCACCCCGGCCTCGCACTCCGGCTCCCACCTCTTCGGCTTCCCCCCGACCCCTCCCAAGGAAGTGTCCCCGGACCCCAACTCCACCAGCGCCGCCTCCCCTTCGTCCTCCGCCGGGGCCCGGCAGGAGGACAAAGACAGCATCAAGTACCAAGTGTCGCTGTCGGAGGGGATGAAGATGGAGAGCGCCAGCCCGCTCAGGAGCAGCCTCACCAGCATGGGGGCCCAGCCCTCCAcccaccaccccatccccacctACCCTTCCTACGTGCCGGCCGCCCACGACTACAGCAGCAGCCTCTTCCACCCTGGCAGCTTCCTGGGGGGCCCCGCGTCCAGCTTCACCCCCAAGCCGCGAAGCAAGGCCAGATCCTGTTCGGGTAAGTGTTGCAGCCCGTGGCCTGCCCCGTCACGCACCAGCTGTACCCCCCGCGGTGGAAGGGCCGAGGTGACAGCCgtgctgccggggggggggggggggggggcatgtgTGTGTCGTGGGTGGGTGGCTTTGCTGGCTGTTGGGTGAGGTTGCAGGCTGCTGCGAGGCTGGGTGCTTGTGTCAGCTCTCTTGGGGACAGAGGGGCAGGTGGCTGCCTGGTCCAgcttttctgggtttttaaTCTAGGAGATGGAGCTTGTACCAGGCTTC from Aquila chrysaetos chrysaetos chromosome 20, bAquChr1.4, whole genome shotgun sequence includes these protein-coding regions:
- the GATA2 gene encoding endothelial transcription factor GATA-2 isoform X3, coding for MEVATDQPRWMAHHAVLNGQHPESHHPGLAHNYMEPAQLLPPDEVDVFFNHLDSQGNPYYANSAHARARVSYSQAHARLTGSQMCRPHLIHSPGIPWLDSSKAALSAHHHNPWTVNPFTKTPLHPSAAGAPGAISVYPGSSTSSTASVSSLTPASHSGSHLFGFPPTPPKEVSPDPNSTSAASPSSSAGARQEDKDSIKYQVSLSEGMKMESASPLRSSLTSMGAQPSTHHPIPTYPSYVPAAHDYSSSLFHPGSFLGGPASSFTPKPRSKARSCSVSG